TACGCCTTGATTAGCTTCTATTTTGCAAAGATTCACTTCTCCATTAGCATCATTACGACCTAAAACAAAAAACCTACCAGTGGAATTAAAGGTAATTGCTTTAATTTTTTGTGGTTCTTCTTTTAATATGTCTAATAATGATACATTTCTAGTATCTACATTTATTTCCCAAAGACCTATGGTATTATTTTCGTTGGCTATTATAAAACTATTTCCATTAGGACTAAAATTGAGCGTTAATGGTCTGTCTATCGGTTTTTGAATGGAAGCACCCACTATTGTTTCATTTAAGTTGTACCAATTGACCATAACTTCACCAACACTTGTTACATTCATAACAATTTCATTACATCTGCTCAATTGAGTATTGCAAATTTCGCTCTTATTATCAAAAGGGATATTTAGTGCTTCTCCGTTAGATTTCCAAAACCTCATATTTCCAATTTCATCTACCGTGGTGATTATTTGATTATTCGCACTAAAACTAATTTTCCGAATAGTTTTTCCCATATATGGCTCAAATATGTCTCTCAAAGACCAAATCTTAACTGATCCATCATGGCTACTAGAAAGCAATTGAGGGTTCTTTAAATTTAAAGTAAAGCAAATCTTAGTAATGGCTTTTTTATGGCCTGCTAAACTCTGTATTTTTTGTAGTTCAAAATAAGAATCACTGGTAATCATTGAAGTATCCCAAAGATTAATAAGTCCATTAGTATGAGATGATGCCACAATCTTACCATTGGGGCTGAAGGCGACATAGCTTATAGCTTCTTCATCTTGTCCAACCTTTAACATTTTATGTTTTTTGTCTTTACTGATAGACCAAATTTGAAGTTCTCCTTTCCAGCCGCCTACCACTAGAAATTTACCATCAGGGCTAAAGTCAATTGCTGTAATACCTTCAACTAGACCTGTATAAATTGGTGGGTATTTATTATCTGAGTACTTCCCGGAAAGTAGTCGTTTCAAACCAAAATACCCGCCTTTGCGACTATTTAAAGATTGGATATTTCCTGGGTAAATTTGATAAATTCCTTCAGAAGAAATTTGATATTCTATAATATTTATTATATCTTTTGGCACCTTATTATCTAAAGAATACTGAGTAAAAGCAATTATGTTATCTTTTGGGTTGAAAACCACCTGTTTCACAGGATAGTTATGTTCAATTAATATCGTTGGTGCAAAGCTTTTACCCACCCAAAAGATTATTTTTTTATCACTGCCAGCAGAAACTAAAATATTGTTATCTAAACTAAAAGTTACGCTCTCAACTATGCCCATATGTTTTTTAACATTATCTAGAACGTTATCAAGAGAATGCCATGTATTAAAATCATTGTTGTAGAACTTAACTAATCCCCCTTCTCCACCAGCAACAAGAGTTTTGCCATCTGCACTAAAAGCCAAATCAAAAATTTGCTCTTTATTTTCTTTTGAATCTATTCGCTTTTCCTGCAAATTATATAAACTAATTGTTTTATTTGTTTCACCAGATACTGTAGCAATGACTTGAGCCTCTTTATTGCAACTAAAGTTATTAACTTTATCTCTTATATTAATGCTATTAATTTCCCTTGTTTCGCTCAAAAAATAGTTAAATATGATCATAAAATAAAGTTCTTTATCCTTAGCGATTCTTAGATTATTTTTTTGCAGGAGATGCCCTGCTTCGATCATGTTATCTATTGCATCAAGCCTATCATTTGCAGTAAAGAGTCTTTGGGATTCTTTAATTTTAAGTTCTATATCTTTTTCTAAATTTTGTCTTTCTTGCTCTCTTTTTTGCTGGATACTCCGTTCAACAAACTCTGCCTCTTGCTGGTTAAACCAGCTTTTCTCCGATCTAAGAATTTTTTCAAGCTGGTTGAGACGATCGCCATTAGGTAATAGAAGACTGCTATCTTGAGGATTTTTTATCCAATCATTGGTAGCAGCAGTCAAACGCTGCCTTAGTACGAATTCATCTAATTCGTTATCGATCCATTCCTTTAACCTCGCCCATCCTTTCACCAAAGCATCATGGGCTGGTTCTACATAGGGTTCACCCCCAGGTTCTTGTCCACCTACAATTAAACGCGCTTTGTCTAGGCGTTGACAAATTTCCTCTACTCGCTCATTTTCTACATCATGTATATATATCAATTCAGATAAAGGCACTCGTCGCCGTGCTGACTCCCCGCCTTCAATTGTTACCATCCGCAGCATCACCCTTTGCATGGTGAGTTGCTGGGCTTTGTCCAGTTTGTTATGTATTTCCGTTGCTCGATGTGTTAAGGAACCAGCAACTCCGCCTAACTCCTGATAATCTACCTGAGTTAAAGTTCTACTTTCTCGCTCAATACATTTAGTATAAAGTTCACTTAAAGTAAAAGATAACAGTGATAGCGAGCCTGGCATTTGCCCTACTTCGTCAATCAACAGGTCAACTAGATTTGGCGGGTCGAAATCCAACATTTTTTCGTTAGCTGGTCTTTCAATGGCCTGCCGTAATTCATCAGACCTCATGGCTCGTACTGGAAAGCGATCGCCACTCCAATAGGGTTTGAGTGCAGAATCTAAAAAACGTGGTTCAAAGTCGGAGCGCAAGGTAATGATTATGTGCAACCTTTGAGCATTTGCCTCTAATACTTCTGCTAGGAAATTTAAGAACTGCTCTCGCTCTTGTTGCTTGCAGATGGTAATTAGTTCTTCAAATTGGTCAATCACCAATAAAAGCTTTGCATTTGTAGCAATTTGTCTGCCATTGGCTACAATTTCAATAAATTGCCTGGGTGCTTGTATGAGCGTCTGGCTGAGAGACTTAATTACCTCTATTTTACTTTCACTAACTTTAGTATTGATTGCTATTACCTCAGCCAGTGTGGCGAAGGGAGATTCACCAGGACGGAATGTAGGTATAATGTACCAATCTTCGTTATGGTTAGCCTTTATATAAGGGATTAACCCAGCTTTGACTAAACTAGATTTGCCAGAACCGGAAACTCCTAAAACTACAGTTAGTGGGTTTTTAGGGTGAAGAACACGTTCATATAGTTGCTTGATTAGTTCATCTCTGCCAAAAAACAACTGAGAATGCTGTTCTTCATAGCTTTTTAAACCCCGATAAGGGTTGTTTTCTTCGTTGAGTGCTGGTGCATCTTCTAACTTGTTTTGCTCAAAATTGGGTAGTAAAAAGATATACTCGCCTTTGTCATGCTTTTTTAGGGGAAACAAGCCGGGAGTTTGGCGTTTGTCAAGTTCGTCGGTGAGTTCTTCAACTTGATCGCGCACATAGCAATAAAGTTCAGTAGCTGTGATGATACCATCACCTGTTCCTATTGTGTCCGCAGCACCGCGCAAACCCGCAAATAAAGCTTCAGCAAAGGGTGAGTGTTTGTTATCTTCTGTAGTTCCTCTTTGTCCGAAACAACCGAGATAATCGATCGCCTTTTGGTCATGAGCCGCAGATGCGATCGCTTGCCATGCTCTATCTCTAATAAAGCGATCGTACCGTTGTTTATAGACTTTTCGTGCCGGGAGAATTTCTCGATACAAGCTTGACCTAAATGCCCCAGCAAAACAGCAATCTAGTATAACTAGTAAATGACGGCAAGGCAGTTCTACAAGGGCATTATGCAAGTCTGGCATAGGCAGGAGAATTTTGTTAATTTCTATTTGCTTTTGCAGAAGAATATCTCCTCTGGCATCCTGGGGAACAAGATAGCCTGCCAGATTATCTCTGTTTTCTAGCCCATCTGCGGGGACTATTCCATGTCCGGCAAAGTAAAATATTAAACGGTCACTTTCTTCTATCTGTAATGTTTTATCAGGTAAATGTAGTGTTTTTTGTTTAAGGTCTGTTAGTAGAGAAGTTAATTGTAATAATGTAGCTTTTTCATTTAGTAATATTTGCACTTCATATTGATAATTCTCTTGAAGAATTTTGGCAAGTTTTTCAGCGTCAGCAACGGGTGTTTCTAACTCTGGGATACCATTTGAGTAGTTATTAATACCGATAATTATTGCAAGGTTGCGGTGAAAATCGTATTTAGACTTGGACATAGGATGGTTGCAGTTCGCTTTTAACTCACCTAATTCTTAGGCTTTGTAGTAATTGGTGGTATATGGTCACAGAGATGGCGATCGCTTTCATTAACATTGGGGTTATTTTGGAGATAGTCACGAATGCGATCGCAACCTTTCGAGAGTAGTTCATCAAAGTTCCCCAACCGCCACAACTCCGCATTACCGTCCTTTGTAATCACAGCCAGCATACTGTTATCAGGGTTAAGGCTAAGGCTTTTGATATTACCTCCATTTCCTGAAAATTCCATCAATTTTTCGCCCTTTAAGTTCCACAAACTGATAGTGTTCTCGTTCTGTGAAGTAGTCAGGATTAAGCTGCCATCCTGGCTAATTTTGACCAAGTTAAACACATTTCCAGCTTGCCGTCCTTGGATAAAGTTAGTTGAGCGTCCCGAAAAGTCTAATAAATTAACATTACTAAAAGCTGCACCTGCATCTCCACTGTTACTCACAAAACTAAGTAATAGTGGCTTGTCATTGGCTCGAAAACTAACACCTCCGAAGGTATTAGTGGATTTTTGTTGCTTTTCTAACGGGTTTCCTTTGGTATCCCAGAATCGGACTAGAGTGTCGTCTGATGTTTGACTTTGGTTATCTGGATCGCTATCGGCATCGCCTATAGTGGCTATTTCCTGACCATCCTGCCTCCAAGTGACACTCGTGACCTTGCCTGGATGTGCTTTGAATTCGTTTTTTTGGTTGCCCTGCAAATCCAACAAGCGCACCATACCACCATCTCCTGTGGTAGCAATTGTCCTACCATCAGGGCTAAAACTAACACTTGTGACTTTAGGAAGTTCCGTAAATTCTTTAATTGGGTTGCCTTGTAAGTCCAACAAGCGCACAACACCTTCTGAATCTGCGGTAGCAATTGTCCTACCATCAGGGCTAAAACTAATACTGCTAAAACTAATACTTTCTATATTCTTTTGATCCAATGAAGCTTTGGATAACGGCTGCTGCTCTATATCCCACAAGCGAATGATGTTATCGTCTCCAACAGTAACTATTTGCTTGCCATCGGGACTAAAGGTGGACATTTGAACTATGCCTTGAGGCAATTTGAATTGACTCCCAACATTAGCATTTTGTAAATAGACTTTACCATCAATTCCAGTCCTAGCTAATTGCTTGCCATCAGAGCTAAAACTGCCACTCCGGATTCCATCAATCTTATTGTTTTTGTTTGGTTTACTGTCCTCTGAGAAGTTCCACAAATCGGCATTTTCTGACTCTTCTCCATGAAAAACCATTGCTTGTTTGCCATCAGGGCTAAAACTGACTTCTATTGTTAGACTACTATAAGTATTTTTAAATCCCGCTTCCTCTTGGAAATTTTCTCCTGACCAATTTAATACTCTAATGTTGCCTTCTTCTAATGCTTCTTCTAACGTCGCTACTAATAGTTCACCACTAGATTTAAAACCTAGCCCGATTATCCTTTGTGTTAGGTTCTGTTCTTTTATCTTGTTACCTTGTAAATCCGATAAACGTACAGCTTTGTCCGCAACAGTAGCAATTGTATTGCCATCTGGACTAAACTTAATATATTCAATATTCCCTTGATGTGCTTGAAATTCGGCTGATTTGTTGCCTTGCCAGTCCCATAACCTTACTGTACCTGTCTCTGTTGCAGTAGCGATTTTACTCCCATCAGGACTGACACTGATACCTCCTCTAAGTAAACCTTTTTGCTCTTTTAGTTCTAGACATTCACCATATTGGTTCCACAAGCAAACTTTGCCATTATCATTCGTGATGACAAGTAGCTGGCCATTACTAGTAAAAAATATGCTGAATATAATACCAGGAGGGGCTGGCCAACGATCTGTCTCTTTTGCGCCATATACAATGTTTCGCAGGGTTTGTCCTACTTGATTCTGTAGATCAAGACTCGGCTTTGGCCAAAATACCTGCTTAAAATTTTTAGCTGCACGAAGGCTATCAACTAAAGCATTTAAATGTTCATTAGCACGAAAGTTCGCTTCAGCAGATTCTCTAGAAGCGCGAATTTGCCCTATCTGGGCGTTTCTCTGTCCAATAAGTGTAGCAATAGACAACCCGCTTAGTCCTAGCATAACAGCGATCGCAATCCGCCACCGCCAACTCGTATTGCGGCGTTTTTGTAAAACGCTTTCTTCAACAAAATCAGCTTCTACCTGGTTCAGCCAGTTATCATCGGAACTAATTTCTTTAGCTACTATATCGAGATAAGGATTCGCATCCCACAAAAACTGTACGGGTTTTTCTCCATAATGCTTTTGCTGATTTTGCGATCGCTTCCACAGTCGAGCAAACTGAGAAGGAATTTTGGTCAATGAGTTTTCAATAGTGTAGAGTCTGTGATCAAACCAATCAATCGCAGTTTTAGCCTTTGTTTGCAAACCTAATGGCTGAAACTTGGCCTTTATGCTTTTCCATTCTTCGGCATCTGGTGTCAGTCGCCGTTGTAAGATTATATTTTCCTCGTTTTCTTTTTTCCAAGCTAGTAACTGATCCCACCCCTGCACCAAAGCATCATGGGCTGGTTCTACATAAGATTCACCTTGAGCGTTAGACCCCTCAACGATTAAGCGAGCTTCAGAGAAACGTTTGATGACTGTTTGCACTCGCTTGTTTTCTTCCTGAGCAGAATATACCAGTTCCGATTTAGGAACCTGTCGCCGCGCTAACTCGCCACCTTGCAACGAAATCATCCGTAACATTACTCGCCGCACTGTATCTTGATAAGCACTGTTTTCTTTAACTAAGTTCTCATATTCCTGGTTAGCACGCTGAGTCAAAGAACCAACAACTCTTCCCAACTCTTCGTAATCTTTCTTAGTTAAAGCCCGGTTATCCCTGGTGCGATCGCCTAAATACTTCAAGTACAATTCGCTCAGGGTGAAAGAAAGCAAAGGTAAAGCCCCTGGCATTTGTACGACTTCGTTAATTAGTTCATCCACCAAGCTGGGAGGGTCGAAATATAGAACTTTTTCTAGTGCAGGTTTCTCAATTGCTTGGCGAAATTCATTCTGGCTCATTGGTGCAACAACAAACCGAGCATCATTATTCCAAAAGTCGTTGAGTACCGAGTTTTGAAACTGCGCTTCAAAATCGAGTCGCAAGGTAATAACTACATGGATGTTGTTAGCGTATTTAACAAGTATATTTTTAATAAATATCTGAAATTTCTCGGCTTCTTCACTCTTAGATAAAGTTATCAATTCTTCAAACTGATCGATAATCACCAGTAGCTTTGCTTGAGGATTATTCTTGAACCAATTTCCCAAACTTTCTTCGGCTGGGGTGAATAAACGGGAAGATGTTCCTGCTTGGATTAAAGGCTGCTTGACCGATTCTAGTACGTTATTCAATGACTTCAAAGGAGACTCCCCTGGTCGAAAAGGCGGCAGGATACGCCAGGTTTTGTCATCTTTCCTGAGTTTAGGAATAAGTCCAGCTTTCACCAAACTAGATTTACCCGTTCCCGAAGCACCCAATACTAATGTTAATTGTTGCTTGTTATCAGCTACTTTTTGGTAAAGCTTTTGAATTTGCTCTTCTCTACCAAAAAACAAATCACTGTCTTTTTCATCATAGGAAGATAATCCTCGATACGGATTATTTTCTACGTTTAGTGGTGGTGCATCTTCTAATTTATCTCGGTCAAATTCAGGCAACAAAAAGATAAATTCCCCTTTATCATGTTTCCTGAGTGGACACAAACTAGGAGTTTGTCGCTGGTAGTAATTTTCTGAGGCGATTTCTACTTGATCCCGCAAATAGGAGTAAAGCTCAGTTGCAGTCACCATCCCATCTTGATTTGAATCTCCACCTTTGCCCAGCAGAACATCAAACAGAGCTTTAGCAAAGGGAGAATGAATTTCGTTTCCGTCTGTGGCTCTCCCACGAGATCCCAAGGAATCTAAAGCTTTTTGGTCGTCAGATGCAGAAGTAATCACTTGCCAAGCGCGATCGCTAATAAATCTGTCGTAGCGTTCCTTATATATCTGCACTTTGCGTACAACTTCCCGCTTCAGGCTTGCCCAACGGAAGGCTCCAGCAAAGCAGCAATCAAGAATTGCTAACAGATGCCTACAAGGAAGTGCGTTCAAAGCATCATGTAATTCCTGCATTGGTAAGTAGGTACTGCTATCACCGGATATAGCATCTTGAGGAATCAGATAACCTACAGGCCCTTCTTGATTTTCTAGCGCATCTAAAGCAATGCCATGTCCAGCAAAATAGAAGAGGAGGCGATCTCTTTCTGTAACTGTAACTTTTCCTCTTTCAAGCGTTATTTGTCCTTGTTTGAAGTCGGCAATTAATTGTTTTAGCTGGCTAAGACTAGCACGTTGATTCAACAATAATTGCACTTCGTACTTATTTTGTGCCTGATATTGCGGTTTTAGATTCTCATGTTGCTTTTGAATAATTTCAGCTAATTTGAGAGCATCTGGAACTGCGGTTATTAACTTTCTAATACTATTTTGATAATTATTAATACCGATAATAATAGCAAAATTACGATGAAAATCATGTTTAGACATTTACCTATTCCCTCTTCCTGTAAATGCAAAAATGAGTCAG
This DNA window, taken from Aulosira sp. FACHB-615, encodes the following:
- a CDS encoding caspase family protein; this translates as MSKSKYDFHRNLAIIIGINNYSNGIPELETPVADAEKLAKILQENYQYEVQILLNEKATLLQLTSLLTDLKQKTLHLPDKTLQIEESDRLIFYFAGHGIVPADGLENRDNLAGYLVPQDARGDILLQKQIEINKILLPMPDLHNALVELPCRHLLVILDCCFAGAFRSSLYREILPARKVYKQRYDRFIRDRAWQAIASAAHDQKAIDYLGCFGQRGTTEDNKHSPFAEALFAGLRGAADTIGTGDGIITATELYCYVRDQVEELTDELDKRQTPGLFPLKKHDKGEYIFLLPNFEQNKLEDAPALNEENNPYRGLKSYEEQHSQLFFGRDELIKQLYERVLHPKNPLTVVLGVSGSGKSSLVKAGLIPYIKANHNEDWYIIPTFRPGESPFATLAEVIAINTKVSESKIEVIKSLSQTLIQAPRQFIEIVANGRQIATNAKLLLVIDQFEELITICKQQEREQFLNFLAEVLEANAQRLHIIITLRSDFEPRFLDSALKPYWSGDRFPVRAMRSDELRQAIERPANEKMLDFDPPNLVDLLIDEVGQMPGSLSLLSFTLSELYTKCIERESRTLTQVDYQELGGVAGSLTHRATEIHNKLDKAQQLTMQRVMLRMVTIEGGESARRRVPLSELIYIHDVENERVEEICQRLDKARLIVGGQEPGGEPYVEPAHDALVKGWARLKEWIDNELDEFVLRQRLTAATNDWIKNPQDSSLLLPNGDRLNQLEKILRSEKSWFNQQEAEFVERSIQQKREQERQNLEKDIELKIKESQRLFTANDRLDAIDNMIEAGHLLQKNNLRIAKDKELYFMIIFNYFLSETREINSINIRDKVNNFSCNKEAQVIATVSGETNKTISLYNLQEKRIDSKENKEQIFDLAFSADGKTLVAGGEGGLVKFYNNDFNTWHSLDNVLDNVKKHMGIVESVTFSLDNNILVSAGSDKKIIFWVGKSFAPTILIEHNYPVKQVVFNPKDNIIAFTQYSLDNKVPKDIINIIEYQISSEGIYQIYPGNIQSLNSRKGGYFGLKRLLSGKYSDNKYPPIYTGLVEGITAIDFSPDGKFLVVGGWKGELQIWSISKDKKHKMLKVGQDEEAISYVAFSPNGKIVASSHTNGLINLWDTSMITSDSYFELQKIQSLAGHKKAITKICFTLNLKNPQLLSSSHDGSVKIWSLRDIFEPYMGKTIRKISFSANNQIITTVDEIGNMRFWKSNGEALNIPFDNKSEICNTQLSRCNEIVMNVTSVGEVMVNWYNLNETIVGASIQKPIDRPLTLNFSPNGNSFIIANENNTIGLWEINVDTRNVSLLDILKEEPQKIKAITFNSTGRFFVLGRNDANGEVNLCKIEANQGVQEISKISNVGGSIVCLSLNDDAEMIGVVINSKTEGYKIKLYCRLNDSLIERWCSVPTNKITALKFYDESKIVVSIDEAGCIDIWNIELTKELCFEKTALKQQEPKFKHTLKKNVEAATFSSNGEEIAIAIRLNMRDDSYRIIQTLTLNLDNLVKAAMDRKDCTRV
- a CDS encoding caspase family protein encodes the protein MSKHDFHRNFAIIIGINNYQNSIRKLITAVPDALKLAEIIQKQHENLKPQYQAQNKYEVQLLLNQRASLSQLKQLIADFKQGQITLERGKVTVTERDRLLFYFAGHGIALDALENQEGPVGYLIPQDAISGDSSTYLPMQELHDALNALPCRHLLAILDCCFAGAFRWASLKREVVRKVQIYKERYDRFISDRAWQVITSASDDQKALDSLGSRGRATDGNEIHSPFAKALFDVLLGKGGDSNQDGMVTATELYSYLRDQVEIASENYYQRQTPSLCPLRKHDKGEFIFLLPEFDRDKLEDAPPLNVENNPYRGLSSYDEKDSDLFFGREEQIQKLYQKVADNKQQLTLVLGASGTGKSSLVKAGLIPKLRKDDKTWRILPPFRPGESPLKSLNNVLESVKQPLIQAGTSSRLFTPAEESLGNWFKNNPQAKLLVIIDQFEELITLSKSEEAEKFQIFIKNILVKYANNIHVVITLRLDFEAQFQNSVLNDFWNNDARFVVAPMSQNEFRQAIEKPALEKVLYFDPPSLVDELINEVVQMPGALPLLSFTLSELYLKYLGDRTRDNRALTKKDYEELGRVVGSLTQRANQEYENLVKENSAYQDTVRRVMLRMISLQGGELARRQVPKSELVYSAQEENKRVQTVIKRFSEARLIVEGSNAQGESYVEPAHDALVQGWDQLLAWKKENEENIILQRRLTPDAEEWKSIKAKFQPLGLQTKAKTAIDWFDHRLYTIENSLTKIPSQFARLWKRSQNQQKHYGEKPVQFLWDANPYLDIVAKEISSDDNWLNQVEADFVEESVLQKRRNTSWRWRIAIAVMLGLSGLSIATLIGQRNAQIGQIRASRESAEANFRANEHLNALVDSLRAAKNFKQVFWPKPSLDLQNQVGQTLRNIVYGAKETDRWPAPPGIIFSIFFTSNGQLLVITNDNGKVCLWNQYGECLELKEQKGLLRGGISVSPDGSKIATATETGTVRLWDWQGNKSAEFQAHQGNIEYIKFSPDGNTIATVADKAVRLSDLQGNKIKEQNLTQRIIGLGFKSSGELLVATLEEALEEGNIRVLNWSGENFQEEAGFKNTYSSLTIEVSFSPDGKQAMVFHGEESENADLWNFSEDSKPNKNNKIDGIRSGSFSSDGKQLARTGIDGKVYLQNANVGSQFKLPQGIVQMSTFSPDGKQIVTVGDDNIIRLWDIEQQPLSKASLDQKNIESISFSSISFSPDGRTIATADSEGVVRLLDLQGNPIKEFTELPKVTSVSFSPDGRTIATTGDGGMVRLLDLQGNQKNEFKAHPGKVTSVTWRQDGQEIATIGDADSDPDNQSQTSDDTLVRFWDTKGNPLEKQQKSTNTFGGVSFRANDKPLLLSFVSNSGDAGAAFSNVNLLDFSGRSTNFIQGRQAGNVFNLVKISQDGSLILTTSQNENTISLWNLKGEKLMEFSGNGGNIKSLSLNPDNSMLAVITKDGNAELWRLGNFDELLSKGCDRIRDYLQNNPNVNESDRHLCDHIPPITTKPKN